In a single window of the Lebetimonas sp. JH292 genome:
- the uvrB gene encoding excinuclease ABC subunit UvrB: MFKLNSKFAPTGDQPKAIGKITGCIKKGSRYNTLIGVTGSGKTFTMANIIKNLQIPTLILTHNKTLAAQLYSEFKDFFPQNHVEYFISYYDYYQPEAYLPRQDLYIEKDSSINAELERLRVSATASLLEYDDVIVVASVSALYGLGNPIEYKKMVAKIAVGDEINQRDFMLRLLSMGYTRNDKYFERGNFRVNGEVIDIFPTYFEDDVIRIEFFGDEIDRIYTIDYLTNEKLENLKEITVYAANQFIVGANRLAEAVNSIEKELQERLKFYEENERIIEYQRLKQRCEFDLEMLETTGTCKGIENYSRHLTGKKPGETPYSLLDYFEIKGKPYLVIVDESHVSLPQFRGMYNGDRARKEVLVEHGFRLPSALDNRPYKFDEFINKAPHYLFVSATPNEYELNLSTCVAEQIIRPTGLLDPVIELYPSNNQVATLHDKIKEATAKNERVLVTTLTKKMAEELQKYYLELGIKVKYMHSDIDVVERNEIIRGLRSGEFDVLIGINLLREGLDLPEVGTVAILDADKEGFLRSETSLIQTMGRAARNVNGRVIMFANKITEPIILDDNLEKLEKLKDKITKSMYNAIKITLKRRIKQKEYNKIHKITPKSTIRKLDVSLKEEGYEAIAKELKNKNKIPPREKKSIIAKLKKEMIEAAKQLEFEKAAMIRDKIEEIKKS, from the coding sequence TTGTTCAAATTAAATTCAAAATTTGCTCCAACCGGCGACCAGCCAAAAGCAATAGGAAAAATAACCGGATGCATTAAAAAAGGAAGCAGGTACAACACATTAATAGGTGTAACTGGAAGCGGCAAAACATTCACAATGGCAAATATAATTAAAAATCTGCAAATTCCCACTTTAATACTTACACACAATAAAACACTCGCAGCCCAGCTGTACAGTGAATTTAAAGATTTTTTCCCGCAAAACCATGTGGAATATTTTATAAGCTATTATGATTATTACCAGCCGGAGGCATATCTGCCAAGACAGGATTTGTATATAGAAAAAGACAGCTCCATCAATGCCGAGCTTGAAAGGCTCAGGGTTTCAGCCACGGCAAGCTTATTGGAATATGATGATGTTATAGTGGTGGCAAGCGTATCCGCACTTTACGGCCTCGGTAACCCGATAGAATACAAAAAAATGGTAGCGAAAATCGCCGTTGGAGATGAAATAAACCAAAGAGACTTTATGCTTAGACTCCTTTCCATGGGATATACAAGAAACGACAAATATTTTGAAAGGGGAAATTTCAGGGTAAACGGGGAAGTTATCGATATTTTCCCTACATATTTTGAAGATGATGTTATAAGAATTGAATTTTTCGGAGATGAGATTGATAGAATTTATACAATAGATTATCTTACAAATGAAAAACTCGAAAACTTAAAAGAAATAACCGTTTATGCGGCCAACCAGTTTATCGTTGGGGCTAACAGGCTGGCCGAGGCTGTAAATTCCATTGAAAAAGAACTGCAGGAGAGACTAAAATTTTATGAAGAAAACGAAAGAATAATAGAATATCAAAGACTAAAACAAAGATGCGAATTTGACCTTGAAATGCTTGAAACTACGGGCACATGCAAGGGAATAGAAAATTATTCAAGGCATCTTACAGGTAAAAAACCGGGAGAAACGCCTTATTCGCTTTTGGATTATTTTGAAATAAAAGGTAAACCTTATTTGGTAATAGTGGATGAAAGCCATGTAAGCCTGCCTCAATTCAGGGGAATGTACAACGGGGACAGGGCAAGAAAGGAGGTATTGGTAGAACACGGCTTCAGACTTCCAAGCGCATTAGACAACAGACCTTATAAATTCGATGAATTTATAAATAAAGCGCCCCATTATCTTTTTGTTTCGGCTACCCCCAATGAATACGAATTAAATCTTTCAACCTGCGTTGCCGAACAGATAATAAGACCTACAGGTCTTTTGGACCCGGTAATTGAGCTGTATCCAAGCAACAATCAGGTGGCAACACTGCATGATAAAATAAAAGAAGCCACAGCAAAAAATGAAAGGGTTTTGGTTACAACTCTTACTAAAAAAATGGCGGAAGAGCTGCAGAAGTATTATCTGGAACTCGGAATAAAAGTAAAATATATGCATAGCGACATTGATGTGGTTGAAAGAAATGAGATAATTAGGGGACTTAGAAGCGGGGAATTTGATGTTTTAATAGGGATAAACCTGCTAAGAGAAGGGCTTGATTTGCCGGAAGTTGGCACAGTTGCAATACTTGATGCAGATAAAGAAGGTTTTTTAAGAAGTGAAACAAGCCTGATTCAGACAATGGGAAGGGCTGCAAGAAATGTAAACGGAAGAGTAATTATGTTTGCAAATAAAATTACTGAACCTATTATTTTAGATGATAATTTAGAAAAACTTGAAAAATTAAAAGACAAAATTACAAAATCTATGTACAATGCAATAAAAATAACGCTAAAAAGAAGAATCAAACAAAAAGAATATAATAAAATACATAAAATTACACCAAAAAGCACAATAAGAAAACTTGATGTAAGCTTAAAAGAGGAAGGCTACGAGGCAATAGCGAAAGAGCTTAAAAACAAAAATAAAATTCCGCCCCGTGAGAAAAAATCTATCATAGCCAAACTGAAAAAAGAGATGATTGAGGCGGCAAAACAGTTGGAATTCGAAAAAGCTGCAATGATTAGGGATAAAATAGAAGAAATTAAAAAAAGCTGA
- the queA gene encoding tRNA preQ1(34) S-adenosylmethionine ribosyltransferase-isomerase QueA — protein MENFLVSSYDYKLPEGLIAKYPASPRDLAKLLVYDRKKDKIIHTVFKNILDFTGESTFIFNNTKVIKARIFGKKESGGKIELLLNRPYKNGYLVYIRGKVKAGSKLYFDNGLMAEVKELLEDGSRIVSFKLKVESEKCKALDFLELINILEKIGHVPLPPYIKREDEQIDELEYQSIFAKKEGAVAAPTASLHFTDELLKKIKEKYFLTLHVGAGTFKPVEVKDIRKHKMHSEFYEIPECTAKILDSNKEIVAVGTTVTRTVEYYAREKKLSGECDLFLHPQNPPIRVNHLLTNFHLPKSTLIMLVASFIGRIKTLEIYKEAIEKKYRFYSYGDAMLII, from the coding sequence ATGGAAAATTTTTTAGTCTCTTCTTATGATTATAAATTACCTGAAGGTTTAATTGCCAAATACCCTGCGAGTCCCAGGGATTTAGCTAAACTTTTGGTCTACGACAGAAAAAAAGATAAAATAATTCATACAGTTTTTAAAAATATTTTAGATTTCACGGGCGAGAGTACTTTTATTTTTAATAATACTAAAGTAATAAAAGCAAGAATCTTTGGAAAAAAAGAGAGCGGTGGAAAAATAGAATTACTTTTAAACAGGCCTTATAAAAACGGTTATCTGGTTTATATTAGGGGAAAAGTAAAAGCAGGCAGCAAACTTTATTTTGATAATGGGCTTATGGCTGAGGTAAAAGAGCTTTTAGAAGACGGAAGCAGAATAGTTAGTTTTAAGTTAAAAGTTGAAAGTGAAAAGTGTAAAGCATTGGATTTTTTAGAATTAATTAATATTTTAGAAAAGATAGGGCATGTTCCGTTGCCTCCGTATATTAAAAGGGAAGATGAACAAATTGATGAATTGGAATACCAGAGTATTTTTGCCAAAAAAGAAGGGGCTGTTGCAGCGCCTACCGCTTCACTTCATTTTACGGATGAATTATTAAAAAAAATAAAAGAAAAATATTTTTTAACGCTTCACGTAGGGGCCGGAACATTTAAACCTGTTGAGGTTAAAGATATAAGAAAGCATAAAATGCACAGTGAATTTTACGAAATTCCTGAATGTACAGCTAAAATTTTAGATTCAAATAAAGAAATAGTGGCAGTAGGAACAACCGTGACAAGAACAGTGGAATATTATGCAAGAGAAAAAAAATTAAGCGGAGAATGCGATTTGTTTTTGCATCCCCAAAATCCTCCCATTAGGGTCAATCATCTGCTTACAAATTTTCATCTTCCAAAATCAACGCTTATAATGCTTGTGGCAAGTTTTATAGGCAGAATTAAAACTCTTGAAATTTACAAAGAGGCAATAGAAAAAAAATACAGATTTTACAGCTACGGTGATGCAATGCTTATCATATAA
- a CDS encoding type II secretion system protein — MKKAFTMIELIFVIVILGILAAVAIPKFLGVAQQAHEANLKTFVGTLNRKLNIQLW, encoded by the coding sequence ATGAAAAAAGCGTTTACTATGATTGAGCTTATTTTCGTTATTGTTATTTTAGGTATTTTAGCAGCGGTTGCAATTCCAAAATTTCTTGGTGTTGCACAACAGGCCCATGAAGCTAATTTAAAAACGTTTGTAGGAACATTAAATAGAAAGTTAAATATACAATTGTGGTAA
- the priA gene encoding primosomal protein N', with translation MKLSEKQKEALEFLKKENVSVLFGDTGSGKTEIYIKLIEETINQGKKALFLLPEIAITSQMEKRLKKYFGETLAIWHSKITKNKKQQILNSLDNIKVIVGARSALFLPFENLGLIIVDEAHDDSYKSEQTPKYNAKDLAVAFNKFFGVKVVLGSATPLVSDLYKFPYFRLKGTFYGSRKTRYFRESFDKFTIKKISEKLNQNKQIIIFVPTRANFKFMICKNCGEAVKCKNCDIAMSIHKDKRALVCHYCGYISPIPKTCPKCGGDEFINERKGTSEIVEELKQIFPEAKIEKFDRDIITSKSRIDKLLKRFENREIDILVGTQMLSKGHDYPDVALSIVTDIDFILNTPDFRARERAFSLAGQVEGRAGRKEDGEVIVITQNKEFFNKSYEDFFAEEIEYRKDLGYPPFSRLAKVEFTDKKKEVAQKNLKEFIKCIGNKEELIGFGEAPIFKLKNRYRYFALFKGKNLHKIIYPCIDLAKAKVDMDPVSFI, from the coding sequence ATTAAACTCAGTGAAAAACAGAAAGAAGCGCTTGAATTTTTAAAAAAAGAAAATGTTTCTGTTCTTTTTGGAGATACCGGAAGCGGAAAAACAGAAATTTATATTAAACTTATTGAAGAAACCATAAATCAGGGTAAAAAAGCTCTTTTTTTACTTCCGGAAATTGCAATTACCTCCCAGATGGAAAAAAGGCTTAAAAAATATTTTGGCGAAACACTTGCAATCTGGCACAGTAAGATTACTAAAAATAAAAAACAGCAAATTCTAAACAGTCTGGATAATATAAAAGTAATCGTAGGCGCAAGAAGCGCTTTGTTTCTGCCTTTTGAAAACCTGGGGCTTATAATTGTGGACGAAGCGCATGATGATAGTTATAAATCCGAACAAACTCCAAAATATAATGCAAAAGATTTGGCGGTTGCTTTTAATAAATTTTTTGGGGTAAAAGTGGTTTTGGGAAGTGCAACACCGCTTGTAAGCGACTTATACAAATTTCCTTATTTTAGACTTAAAGGCACTTTTTATGGTAGCCGTAAAACACGTTATTTCAGGGAAAGTTTTGATAAATTTACCATAAAAAAAATATCTGAAAAATTAAATCAAAATAAACAAATTATTATTTTTGTCCCAACGAGGGCTAATTTTAAATTTATGATTTGTAAAAACTGCGGCGAAGCCGTAAAATGCAAAAACTGTGATATTGCCATGAGTATTCACAAAGATAAAAGGGCTCTTGTATGTCATTACTGCGGATATATCTCCCCTATTCCAAAAACATGCCCAAAGTGCGGGGGAGACGAATTTATAAATGAAAGAAAAGGAACAAGTGAGATTGTAGAAGAATTAAAACAAATTTTCCCTGAAGCTAAAATAGAAAAGTTTGACAGGGACATAATAACTTCCAAAAGCAGGATAGACAAGCTGTTAAAAAGATTTGAAAACCGTGAAATTGATATACTGGTTGGAACTCAGATGCTAAGTAAGGGGCACGATTATCCGGATGTTGCTTTGAGTATAGTAACGGATATAGATTTTATTTTGAATACGCCTGATTTCAGGGCGAGGGAGAGGGCTTTTTCCTTAGCCGGACAGGTTGAAGGTAGAGCTGGTAGAAAAGAAGACGGAGAGGTTATTGTCATTACCCAAAATAAAGAATTTTTTAATAAAAGTTATGAAGATTTTTTTGCTGAGGAAATAGAATACAGAAAAGATTTGGGGTATCCCCCTTTTTCAAGACTTGCAAAAGTAGAATTTACTGATAAGAAAAAAGAGGTTGCACAAAAAAATTTAAAAGAATTTATTAAATGTATAGGAAATAAAGAGGAATTAATTGGTTTTGGAGAAGCTCCGATTTTCAAGCTTAAAAACAGATACCGCTATTTTGCCCTTTTTAAAGGTAAAAATCTTCATAAAATTATTTATCCCTGTATTGATTTGGCAAAAGCAAAAGTTGATATGGACCCCGTAAGTTTTATTTAA
- a CDS encoding type II secretion system protein, with protein MLEMIFILVILGILAAVAIPTIGQQAHEANLISFVRTLNRTTGEDLWAKSISEGHHGDISYIYSIKDRITLPPEINGSDIDLKDCNSTTEYHVIAKSNESVTQK; from the coding sequence ATGCTTGAAATGATTTTTATTTTAGTAATTTTAGGTATTTTAGCAGCGGTTGCAATTCCAACAATCGGACAACAGGCTCATGAAGCAAATTTGATTTCGTTTGTAAGGACATTAAACAGAACTACTGGTGAAGATTTGTGGGCAAAAAGTATAAGTGAAGGTCATCACGGGGATATAAGCTATATTTATTCAATAAAAGATAGGATAACTTTGCCTCCTGAAATTAACGGCAGCGATATTGATCTGAAAGATTGTAATTCAACAACCGAATATCACGTAATTGCTAAATCAAATGAAAGTGTAACTCAAAAATGA
- a CDS encoding type IV pilus twitching motility protein PilT, whose product MALNFTLEQLLKSIKDYNASDLHLNVDAEPMLRIDGKLTPLNLPKLTKEDVSSLCYSVLSEKQKAKLEDELELDFSFEIPKIARFRANYYYERESLAAAFRIIPERPFSLDELHSPEVFKKLVKHEKGLVLVTGPTGSGKSTTLAAMIKEINDNFRKHIITIEDPIEFVHQHNKCLISQREVNRDTKSFLRALRASLREDPDVILIGEMRDKETIGAAITAAETGHLVFATLHTNSASQTINRIVNVFPAEEQDQIRTQLSMAILSVISQALLPKIGGGRIAAHEIMINNPAIANLIRENKIAQIYSQMQLNQGVTGMQTMNQVLAELAMRHIIDKDTAMAYSTKPEELRKLIGV is encoded by the coding sequence ATGGCACTTAATTTTACATTAGAACAGCTTTTAAAAAGTATTAAAGATTATAATGCAAGTGATTTGCATTTAAATGTTGATGCAGAGCCGATGTTAAGGATTGACGGAAAATTAACACCTTTGAATCTTCCAAAACTTACAAAAGAAGATGTTTCTTCGCTTTGTTATTCTGTTTTATCAGAAAAACAAAAAGCGAAATTAGAAGATGAACTTGAACTTGATTTTTCTTTTGAAATACCAAAAATTGCAAGATTCAGGGCCAATTATTATTATGAAAGAGAATCTTTGGCAGCTGCATTCAGGATTATTCCTGAGAGACCTTTTAGTCTGGATGAATTACATTCTCCCGAAGTATTTAAAAAATTAGTAAAGCATGAAAAAGGTCTTGTATTGGTAACAGGGCCTACGGGAAGCGGTAAATCAACCACTCTTGCCGCTATGATAAAAGAAATAAATGATAATTTCAGAAAGCATATTATTACCATTGAAGATCCGATAGAATTTGTTCATCAGCATAATAAATGCTTAATTTCCCAAAGAGAAGTAAACAGAGATACAAAATCGTTTCTCAGGGCTTTAAGGGCATCTCTGAGGGAAGACCCGGATGTTATATTAATCGGTGAGATGAGAGACAAAGAGACAATAGGCGCCGCAATTACAGCGGCAGAAACAGGGCATTTGGTTTTTGCAACACTTCATACAAATTCGGCAAGTCAGACTATAAACAGAATTGTGAATGTATTCCCCGCAGAAGAACAGGACCAGATAAGAACCCAGCTTTCAATGGCTATTTTATCGGTTATTTCTCAGGCTCTTTTACCAAAAATAGGGGGAGGAAGAATTGCGGCTCATGAAATAATGATTAATAATCCAGCAATCGCAAACTTAATCAGAGAAAATAAAATTGCCCAGATATATTCACAAATGCAGCTTAATCAGGGTGTAACAGGAATGCAAACAATGAATCAGGTGTTGGCAGAACTTGCAATGAGACATATAATTGATAAAGATACAGCCATGGCTTATAGCACAAAACCGGAAGAGCTCAGAAAATTAATAGGTGTTTAA
- a CDS encoding endonuclease MutS2 encodes MVKKLDLSDYINRLYSLFAREKDFKLNGDINVFYKYLKKLENKDFKSPPEVKNLDKELIHLKKYGDLSHSQIFEFVKIINYFDYLKSRNWEDLAEWFDKIEIPSEIKKLTLHYNKKGEVFGFIELDEINEKIKEVKTLIRQELYKYINSKKLEPFLVDKQIHLQGDEETLLLRGGFNKIIDAEILGRSQSGFFYIFPRSIGKLKKRIDDLLSLKEEFLEKKSREFSSIFRKWVKFLNFINSEFDKFDHLQARIFLAKNEYQDFILPKKSKKFCLRDFCHPALSGCKPVNVQWDKQVLIITGVNAGGKTMLLKSILSSAFMAKHLLPMKTRETSIIPAFKEIKSIIQDPQNVKNDISTFAGRIKEFKEVFGKEDYLIGVDEIELGTDANEAATLFKVIIEEIMKKNRIVITTHHKRLASLLAKHEDVELLAAVYDEKQQKPTYEFIKGTIGRSFAFETAKRYGIPLNIINKAKQEYSEDLEKLDILIEKAANAQYEYNKKLNELNQELKNTKELKESLLLQKKEFNESLTKEKNKLLKEFNNAIKAAKEVIKAKSTGDAHRKLNEANQIYKKIKIKKEEINKEFKVGDKVKFKSSVGEILEIKGKNALVNIEGKKLLIPKNQLEYYKAPIKKEKIKISKPKAVKADIKLDLHGLRMEEAIEKTEEFLNNAALAGLEEVWIYHGMGKGILAKGITELLKNHPLVKSFTDAPPHMGGYGAKIVKL; translated from the coding sequence ATGGTAAAAAAGCTCGATTTAAGTGATTATATAAACAGACTCTATTCACTTTTTGCAAGGGAAAAAGATTTTAAACTAAACGGCGATATTAATGTATTTTATAAATATCTTAAAAAACTCGAAAACAAAGATTTCAAAAGCCCGCCTGAGGTTAAAAATCTGGATAAAGAGCTGATTCATTTAAAAAAATACGGTGATTTAAGCCATTCTCAAATTTTTGAATTTGTAAAAATTATCAATTATTTTGACTATTTAAAATCAAGAAATTGGGAAGATTTAGCTGAGTGGTTCGATAAAATTGAAATTCCCTCTGAAATAAAAAAACTGACACTGCATTATAATAAAAAAGGCGAAGTATTCGGATTTATAGAACTTGACGAAATAAATGAAAAAATAAAAGAAGTAAAAACCCTGATACGTCAGGAACTTTACAAATATATAAATTCAAAAAAACTTGAGCCTTTTTTGGTAGATAAACAGATACATCTGCAAGGAGATGAAGAAACACTTCTTCTAAGAGGCGGCTTTAACAAAATAATCGATGCGGAAATCCTCGGCAGAAGCCAAAGCGGATTTTTTTACATTTTTCCAAGAAGTATAGGGAAACTTAAAAAAAGAATAGATGATTTATTGTCTTTAAAAGAAGAATTTTTAGAAAAAAAATCAAGGGAATTTAGCAGTATTTTTAGAAAATGGGTCAAATTTCTAAATTTTATTAATTCTGAGTTTGACAAATTCGACCATTTGCAGGCAAGAATATTTTTGGCAAAAAATGAATATCAGGATTTTATACTGCCTAAAAAAAGCAAAAAATTTTGTTTAAGGGATTTTTGCCATCCGGCTTTAAGCGGTTGCAAACCTGTAAACGTGCAATGGGATAAGCAGGTGTTGATTATCACCGGGGTTAACGCCGGCGGTAAAACAATGCTTCTAAAATCAATCCTCAGCTCCGCTTTTATGGCAAAACACCTTCTTCCGATGAAAACAAGGGAAACTTCAATTATTCCCGCATTTAAAGAGATAAAATCAATTATACAAGACCCCCAAAATGTAAAAAACGATATTTCTACGTTTGCGGGAAGAATAAAAGAATTTAAAGAAGTTTTTGGAAAAGAAGATTATTTAATAGGGGTGGATGAAATTGAACTAGGGACAGATGCCAACGAAGCAGCAACACTGTTTAAAGTAATTATTGAAGAAATTATGAAAAAAAACAGGATTGTAATTACTACACATCATAAAAGACTTGCCTCTTTACTTGCAAAACACGAAGATGTGGAATTATTAGCCGCTGTTTATGATGAAAAACAGCAAAAGCCCACATATGAATTTATAAAAGGAACTATCGGGAGAAGCTTTGCGTTTGAAACGGCAAAAAGATATGGAATTCCTTTAAATATAATAAATAAAGCCAAACAGGAATATTCCGAAGATTTGGAAAAACTTGACATATTGATAGAAAAGGCCGCAAATGCCCAATATGAATACAATAAAAAACTGAACGAATTAAATCAGGAACTTAAAAACACAAAAGAATTAAAAGAATCCCTTCTTTTGCAAAAAAAAGAATTTAACGAATCGTTAACAAAAGAAAAAAACAAACTTCTAAAAGAATTCAACAACGCAATAAAAGCGGCGAAAGAAGTCATAAAGGCAAAATCTACAGGCGATGCCCACAGAAAATTAAACGAGGCAAATCAAATATATAAAAAAATAAAAATCAAAAAAGAAGAAATTAATAAAGAATTTAAAGTGGGGGACAAGGTAAAATTCAAAAGTTCAGTGGGTGAAATATTGGAAATTAAAGGCAAAAACGCACTTGTAAATATTGAAGGCAAAAAACTTCTGATTCCAAAAAATCAGCTGGAATATTATAAAGCACCTATAAAAAAAGAAAAAATTAAAATTTCAAAACCAAAAGCTGTTAAGGCCGATATAAAACTTGATTTACACGGCTTGAGAATGGAAGAAGCAATTGAAAAAACAGAAGAATTTTTAAACAATGCCGCGCTTGCGGGACTTGAAGAAGTATGGATTTATCACGGTATGGGAAAAGGAATATTGGCAAAAGGAATAACCGAACTTCTTAAAAATCATCCTTTAGTAAAAAGTTTTACAGACGCACCCCCACATATGGGAGGATACGGAGCAAAAATAGTTAAATTATAA
- the gatC gene encoding Asp-tRNA(Asn)/Glu-tRNA(Gln) amidotransferase subunit GatC: protein MKIDAKLVEKLENLSMLEIADKEKMAENLAEIVEFVEMLHEIDTSKIEATFSTLNNPTPLREDEVKQSDVIKDVLSHAPKSKDDYFIVPKIIE, encoded by the coding sequence ATGAAAATCGATGCAAAACTTGTTGAAAAATTGGAAAATCTTTCTATGCTTGAGATAGCCGATAAAGAAAAAATGGCTGAAAATTTGGCAGAAATAGTAGAATTTGTTGAAATGCTACATGAAATAGACACAAGTAAAATAGAAGCTACTTTTTCAACATTAAACAATCCTACACCTTTAAGGGAAGACGAAGTTAAACAAAGTGATGTTATCAAAGATGTTCTTTCGCATGCACCAAAATCAAAAGATGATTATTTTATAGTTCCTAAAATAATCGAATAG
- a CDS encoding gamma carbonic anhydrase family protein, with product MILRYKDSFPKIADSAWIAPGADIIGDVEIGDDSSVWFGCVIRGDVHYIKIGKRVSIQDLSMIHVTHFEKEKKIGDGFPTIIGDDVTIAHKVMLHGCKIGNACLIGMSATILDGAEIGDESIVGAGALVTGGKKFPPRSLILGSPAKVARSLTDGEVEKIYQNAKNYVNYKNEYINFIKEY from the coding sequence ATGATTTTAAGATATAAAGATTCTTTTCCAAAAATTGCCGATAGTGCATGGATAGCCCCAGGTGCGGATATAATCGGTGATGTGGAAATAGGAGATGATTCAAGCGTATGGTTTGGATGTGTAATTAGAGGCGATGTTCATTATATAAAAATAGGGAAAAGGGTCTCCATTCAGGATTTGTCAATGATACATGTTACACATTTTGAAAAAGAGAAAAAAATTGGTGACGGATTTCCTACAATAATCGGGGATGATGTAACAATAGCGCATAAAGTAATGCTGCACGGCTGTAAAATTGGGAATGCGTGTCTTATCGGAATGAGTGCCACAATACTTGACGGTGCTGAAATCGGGGATGAATCGATAGTTGGAGCCGGTGCGCTGGTCACAGGAGGCAAAAAATTCCCGCCAAGAAGTCTAATTCTCGGAAGTCCCGCCAAAGTTGCAAGAAGCTTGACAGACGGGGAAGTTGAAAAAATTTATCAAAATGCAAAAAATTATGTAAATTATAAAAATGAATATATAAATTTTATTAAAGAATATTAG